A window of Parambassis ranga chromosome 10, fParRan2.1, whole genome shotgun sequence contains these coding sequences:
- the ogt.1 gene encoding UDP-N-acetylglucosamine--peptide N-acetylglucosaminyltransferase 110 kDa subunit isoform X1, with protein sequence MASSVGNVADSTEPTKRMLSFQGLAELAHREYQSGDFEAAERHCMQLWRQEPDNTGVLLLLSSIHFQCRRLDRSAHFSTLAIKQNPMLAEAYSNLGNVYKERGQLQEAIEHYRHALRLKPDFIDGYINLAAALVAAGDMEGAVQAYVSALQYNPDLYCVRSDLGNLLKALGRLEEAKACYLKAIETQPNFAVAWSNLGCVFNAQGEIWLAIHHFEKAVTLDPNFLDAYINLGNVLKEARIFDRAVAGYLRALSLSPNHAVVHGNLACVYYEQGLIDLAIDTYRRAIELQPHFPDAYCNLANALKEKGNVSEAEECYNTALRLCPTHADSLNNLANIKREQGNIEEAVQLYRKALEVFPEFAAAHSNLASVLQQQGKLQEALMHYKEAIRISPTFADAYSNMGNTLKEMQDVQGALQCYTRAIQINPAFADAHSNLASIHKDSGNIPEAIASYRTALKLKPDFPDAYCNLAHCLQIVCDWTDYDERMKKLVSIVADQLDKNRLPSVHPHHSMLYPLSHNFRKAIAERHGNLCLDKVHALIKINALHKPAYEHPKDLKASGGRLRVGYVSSDFGNHPTSHLMQSIPGMHNPEKFEVFCYALSPDDSTNFRVKVVAEAHHFTDLSQIPCNGKAADRIHQDGVHILVNMNGYTKGARNELFALRPAPIQAMWLGYPGTSGAPFMDYIISDKETSPMEVAEQYSEKLAYMPHTFFIGDHANMFPHLKKKAVIDFKSNGHIFDNRIVLNGIDLKAFLDSLPDVKVIKMKCDNNQETTGDTNGALSMPVIPMNTAAEAIINMINQGQIQVTINGFTVSNGLATTQINNKAATGEEVPRTIVVTTRSQYGLPEDSIVYCNFNQLYKIDPPTLQMWANILKRVPNSVLWLLRFPAVGEPNIQQYAQNMGLPTSRIIFSPVAPKEEHVRRGQLADVCLDTPLCNGHTTGMDVLWAGTPMVTLPGETLASRVAASQLNCLGCPELIAQSRQDYEDVAVKLGSDMEYLKMVRARVWKQRICSPLFNTKQYTMELEKLYLQMWEHHSNGQKPEHMVKFQAVETSENA encoded by the exons ATGGCGAGCTCAGTGGGAAATGTGGCTGATAGCACAG AACCAACAAAACGTATGCTTTCCTTCCAAGGGTTGGCTGAGCTGGCACACCGAGAGTATCAGTCAGGGGACTTTGAAGCAGCAGAGCGCCACTGTATGCAGCTGTGGAGGCAGGAGCCTGATAACACAGGCGTGCTGTTGCTCCTGTCCTCCATCCATTTCCAGTGCCGAAGACTCGACAG GTCTGCTCACTTCAGTACATTGGCCATCAAACAGAACCCAATGTTGGCCGAGGCTTACTCCAACCTGGGAAACGTGTACAAGGAGCGTGGGCAACTGCAGGAGGCCATTGAGCATTATCGCCATGCGCTGAGACTGAAGCCAGACTTTATCGATGGGTACATCAACCTGGCAGCAGCTCTGGTGGCcgcaggagacatggagggagCAGTCCAGGCTTATGTGTCTGCATTACAGTATAACCCT GATCTTTATTGTGTGCGTAGTGACTTGGGCAATTTGCTTAAAGCCCTTGGACGCTTGGAAGAGGCCAAG GCTTGTTACCTGAAAGCCATTGAGACTCAGCCCAACTTTGCAGTGGCTTGGAGCAACTTGGGCTGTGTATTCAATGCCCAGGGAGAGATATGGCTGGCCATACACCATTTCGAAAAG GCTGTGACTCTGGATCCAAACTTTCTGGATGCATACATCAATTTAGGCAATGTTTTGAAGGAAGCCCGCATCTTTGACAG AGCTGTGGCTGGATACCTAAGGGCCCTGAGTCTCAGCCCCAACCATGCTGTTGTCCATGGGAACCTAGCCTGCGTCTACTATGAGCAAGGCCTCATTGATCTGGCTATTGACACCTACCGGCGTGCAATTGAATTGCAGCCACACTTCCCTGATGCCTATTGCAATTTGGCCAATGCCCTTAAGGAGAAAGGAAAT gtgtCTGAAGCAGAAGAGTGTTACAACACAGCTCTGCGCCTGTGTCCAACCCATGCTGACTCTCTTAACAACTTGGCCAATATCAAGCGAGAGCAGGGCAACATTGAGGAGGCAGTTCAACTCTATAGAAAAGCCTTAGAG GTGTTCCCTGAGTTTGCAGCAGCTCACTCTAACCTGGCCAGTGTACTGCAGCAGCAAGGAAAACTCCAGGAGGCACTGATGCATTACAAGGAGGCCATCAG aaTCAGCCCCACATTTGCTGATGCCTACTCAAACATGGGCAACACACTGAAGGAAATGCAGGATGTACAGGGAGCTCTGCAATGCTACACCCGTGCCATCCAGATCAACCCTGCTTTTGCTGATGCTCACAGCAATTTGGCTTCTATCCACAAG gaTTCTGGAAACATCCCAGAAGCCATTGCATCTTATCGTACAGCCTTGAAGCTGAAGCCGGACTTTCCTGATGCTTACTGCAACTTGGCCCACTGCCTACAG ATTGTGTGTGACTGGACAGATTATGATGAGCGGATGAAAAAGCTCGTGAGCATTGTGGCTGATCAGCTGGATAAGAACCGCCTGCCCTCAGTGCACCCACACCACAGCATGCTGTATCCACTCTCTCACAACTTCCGCAAGGCTATTGCTGAACGCCATGGAAACCTTTGTCTGGACAAGGTACACGCACTCATCAAA ATTAATGCACTGCACAAACCTGCTTATGAGCATCCTAAGGATTTGAAGGCCAGTGGTGGACGTCTACGCGTCGGTTATGTCAGCTCTGACTTTGGAAACCACCCAACTTCTCACCTGATGCAATCTATTCCGGGAATGCACAATCCTGAGAAATTTGAG GTGTTCTGCTACGCACTCAGCCCTGATGATAGTACTAACTTCCGTGTGAAAGTAGTAGCAGAAGCTCATCAttttacagacctctcacag ATCCCTTGCAATGGGAAGGCAGCTGATCGCATTCACCAAGATGGTGTCCACATTCTGGTCAACATGAATGGATATACCAAGGGAGCTCGAAATGAGCTGTTTGCCCTCCGCCCTGCCCCCATTCAG GCAATGTGGCTGGGTTACCCTGGTACCAGTGGGGCTCCTTTTATGGACTACATCATCTCTGACAAGGAGACATCACCAATGGAAGTGGCTGAGCAGTACTCCGAGAAACTTGCCTACATGCCCCATACTTTCTTCATAGGAGACCATGCCAACATGTTCCCTCACCTCAAG AAAAAGGCAGTGATTGATTTCAAGTCTAATGGACACATCTTTGACAACCGCATTGTTCTTAATGGAATTGACCTGAAGGCCTTCTTGGATAGTCTGCCAGATGTCAAAGTAATAAAG ATGAAATGTGACAACAACCAGGAAACAACTGGAGACACAAATGGAGCTCTGTCCATGCCTGTAATTCCTATGAACACAGCAGCCGAGGCAATCATCAACATGATCAACCAAGGTCAAATCCAAGTCACAATCAATGGCTTCACTGTCAGCAATGGCCTGGCCACCACACAG atCAACAACAAAGCTGCCACTGGGGAAGAAGTGCCACGCACAATTGTTGTGACAACACGCTCCCAGTATGGTCTCCCAGAGGACTCCATTGTCTACTGCAACTTCAATCAGCTCTACAAGATTGATCCACCTACTCTTCAGATGTGGGCCAAT ATCCTGAAGCGTGTACCCAACAGTGTGTTGTGGCTACTTCGCTTCCCTGCTGTTGGTGAGCCCAACATCCAGCAGTATGCTCAGAACATGGGTCTGCCAACCTCTCGCATCATTTTCTCTCCTGTGGCCCCAAAAGAGGAGCATGTGAGAAGGGGCCAGCTGGCTGATGTGTGCCTGGACACTCCTCTGTGCAATGGTCACACCACAGGCATGGATGTTCTCTGGGCTGGGACACCCATGGTTACCCTGCCAG GTGAAACCCTTGCCTCCCGTGTGGCTGCCTCACAACTGAACTGTCTTGGCTGCCCTGAGCTAATAGCCCAAAGTCGCCAGGACTATGAAGACGTAGCAGTCAAACTAGGCTCTGATATGGAATA CCTGAAGATGGTCAGAGCGCGTGTTTGGAAGCAGCGGATCTGCAGTCCTCTTTTCAACACCAAACAGTACACGATGGAATTGGAGAAGCTCTACCTGCAGATGTGGGAGCACCACAGCAATGGCCAGAAGCCAGAACACATGGTCAAATTCCAAGCAGTAGAGACCAGTGAGAATGCCTGA
- the ogt.1 gene encoding UDP-N-acetylglucosamine--peptide N-acetylglucosaminyltransferase 110 kDa subunit isoform X5 yields the protein MACYLKAIETQPNFAVAWSNLGCVFNAQGEIWLAIHHFEKAVTLDPNFLDAYINLGNVLKEARIFDRAVAGYLRALSLSPNHAVVHGNLACVYYEQGLIDLAIDTYRRAIELQPHFPDAYCNLANALKEKGNVSEAEECYNTALRLCPTHADSLNNLANIKREQGNIEEAVQLYRKALEVFPEFAAAHSNLASVLQQQGKLQEALMHYKEAIRISPTFADAYSNMGNTLKEMQDVQGALQCYTRAIQINPAFADAHSNLASIHKDSGNIPEAIASYRTALKLKPDFPDAYCNLAHCLQIVCDWTDYDERMKKLVSIVADQLDKNRLPSVHPHHSMLYPLSHNFRKAIAERHGNLCLDKVHALIKINALHKPAYEHPKDLKASGGRLRVGYVSSDFGNHPTSHLMQSIPGMHNPEKFEVFCYALSPDDSTNFRVKVVAEAHHFTDLSQIPCNGKAADRIHQDGVHILVNMNGYTKGARNELFALRPAPIQAMWLGYPGTSGAPFMDYIISDKETSPMEVAEQYSEKLAYMPHTFFIGDHANMFPHLKKKAVIDFKSNGHIFDNRIVLNGIDLKAFLDSLPDVKVIKMKCDNNQETTGDTNGALSMPVIPMNTAAEAIINMINQGQIQVTINGFTVSNGLATTQINNKAATGEEVPRTIVVTTRSQYGLPEDSIVYCNFNQLYKIDPPTLQMWANILKRVPNSVLWLLRFPAVGEPNIQQYAQNMGLPTSRIIFSPVAPKEEHVRRGQLADVCLDTPLCNGHTTGMDVLWAGTPMVTLPGETLASRVAASQLNCLGCPELIAQSRQDYEDVAVKLGSDMEYLKMVRARVWKQRICSPLFNTKQYTMELEKLYLQMWEHHSNGQKPEHMVKFQAVETSENA from the exons ATG GCTTGTTACCTGAAAGCCATTGAGACTCAGCCCAACTTTGCAGTGGCTTGGAGCAACTTGGGCTGTGTATTCAATGCCCAGGGAGAGATATGGCTGGCCATACACCATTTCGAAAAG GCTGTGACTCTGGATCCAAACTTTCTGGATGCATACATCAATTTAGGCAATGTTTTGAAGGAAGCCCGCATCTTTGACAG AGCTGTGGCTGGATACCTAAGGGCCCTGAGTCTCAGCCCCAACCATGCTGTTGTCCATGGGAACCTAGCCTGCGTCTACTATGAGCAAGGCCTCATTGATCTGGCTATTGACACCTACCGGCGTGCAATTGAATTGCAGCCACACTTCCCTGATGCCTATTGCAATTTGGCCAATGCCCTTAAGGAGAAAGGAAAT gtgtCTGAAGCAGAAGAGTGTTACAACACAGCTCTGCGCCTGTGTCCAACCCATGCTGACTCTCTTAACAACTTGGCCAATATCAAGCGAGAGCAGGGCAACATTGAGGAGGCAGTTCAACTCTATAGAAAAGCCTTAGAG GTGTTCCCTGAGTTTGCAGCAGCTCACTCTAACCTGGCCAGTGTACTGCAGCAGCAAGGAAAACTCCAGGAGGCACTGATGCATTACAAGGAGGCCATCAG aaTCAGCCCCACATTTGCTGATGCCTACTCAAACATGGGCAACACACTGAAGGAAATGCAGGATGTACAGGGAGCTCTGCAATGCTACACCCGTGCCATCCAGATCAACCCTGCTTTTGCTGATGCTCACAGCAATTTGGCTTCTATCCACAAG gaTTCTGGAAACATCCCAGAAGCCATTGCATCTTATCGTACAGCCTTGAAGCTGAAGCCGGACTTTCCTGATGCTTACTGCAACTTGGCCCACTGCCTACAG ATTGTGTGTGACTGGACAGATTATGATGAGCGGATGAAAAAGCTCGTGAGCATTGTGGCTGATCAGCTGGATAAGAACCGCCTGCCCTCAGTGCACCCACACCACAGCATGCTGTATCCACTCTCTCACAACTTCCGCAAGGCTATTGCTGAACGCCATGGAAACCTTTGTCTGGACAAGGTACACGCACTCATCAAA ATTAATGCACTGCACAAACCTGCTTATGAGCATCCTAAGGATTTGAAGGCCAGTGGTGGACGTCTACGCGTCGGTTATGTCAGCTCTGACTTTGGAAACCACCCAACTTCTCACCTGATGCAATCTATTCCGGGAATGCACAATCCTGAGAAATTTGAG GTGTTCTGCTACGCACTCAGCCCTGATGATAGTACTAACTTCCGTGTGAAAGTAGTAGCAGAAGCTCATCAttttacagacctctcacag ATCCCTTGCAATGGGAAGGCAGCTGATCGCATTCACCAAGATGGTGTCCACATTCTGGTCAACATGAATGGATATACCAAGGGAGCTCGAAATGAGCTGTTTGCCCTCCGCCCTGCCCCCATTCAG GCAATGTGGCTGGGTTACCCTGGTACCAGTGGGGCTCCTTTTATGGACTACATCATCTCTGACAAGGAGACATCACCAATGGAAGTGGCTGAGCAGTACTCCGAGAAACTTGCCTACATGCCCCATACTTTCTTCATAGGAGACCATGCCAACATGTTCCCTCACCTCAAG AAAAAGGCAGTGATTGATTTCAAGTCTAATGGACACATCTTTGACAACCGCATTGTTCTTAATGGAATTGACCTGAAGGCCTTCTTGGATAGTCTGCCAGATGTCAAAGTAATAAAG ATGAAATGTGACAACAACCAGGAAACAACTGGAGACACAAATGGAGCTCTGTCCATGCCTGTAATTCCTATGAACACAGCAGCCGAGGCAATCATCAACATGATCAACCAAGGTCAAATCCAAGTCACAATCAATGGCTTCACTGTCAGCAATGGCCTGGCCACCACACAG atCAACAACAAAGCTGCCACTGGGGAAGAAGTGCCACGCACAATTGTTGTGACAACACGCTCCCAGTATGGTCTCCCAGAGGACTCCATTGTCTACTGCAACTTCAATCAGCTCTACAAGATTGATCCACCTACTCTTCAGATGTGGGCCAAT ATCCTGAAGCGTGTACCCAACAGTGTGTTGTGGCTACTTCGCTTCCCTGCTGTTGGTGAGCCCAACATCCAGCAGTATGCTCAGAACATGGGTCTGCCAACCTCTCGCATCATTTTCTCTCCTGTGGCCCCAAAAGAGGAGCATGTGAGAAGGGGCCAGCTGGCTGATGTGTGCCTGGACACTCCTCTGTGCAATGGTCACACCACAGGCATGGATGTTCTCTGGGCTGGGACACCCATGGTTACCCTGCCAG GTGAAACCCTTGCCTCCCGTGTGGCTGCCTCACAACTGAACTGTCTTGGCTGCCCTGAGCTAATAGCCCAAAGTCGCCAGGACTATGAAGACGTAGCAGTCAAACTAGGCTCTGATATGGAATA CCTGAAGATGGTCAGAGCGCGTGTTTGGAAGCAGCGGATCTGCAGTCCTCTTTTCAACACCAAACAGTACACGATGGAATTGGAGAAGCTCTACCTGCAGATGTGGGAGCACCACAGCAATGGCCAGAAGCCAGAACACATGGTCAAATTCCAAGCAGTAGAGACCAGTGAGAATGCCTGA